A single region of the Myripristis murdjan chromosome 3, fMyrMur1.1, whole genome shotgun sequence genome encodes:
- the nudt19 gene encoding acyl-coenzyme A diphosphatase NUDT19, whose product MNTALKHWKEAATIILAAGTSHRAGLDILSPRSLQKGARGGGQPALPHRSAFDYKVLLLKRSSKSGFMPNAYVFPGGLVDSSDFSSEWLDVFKAFRDSPNFGLGRVKQPAETRPPIFATDRVPLGSPVPGEVALRICALRETFEESGVLLAVSKMEESSLLKSIADETHPQVPKLDDLCDQGELTKWRSLVNKSPSNFIRMCRELDLLPNIWALHEWGNWLTPTGVYGKERRYDTAFFICCLQAIPHTLQDEKEIVHFKWSTPSEILHSYQARDLWIAPPQFYELSRICRFTALSDLHSFSSQRASEGCEQWLPVRLVKDNYYVSLLPGDRLYPKDGSGQLKIDTSADLHLDDSQEEHPALHRLVFLDPYTTTVQITITPKYNHLLPVVGPAVKPGPNSQL is encoded by the exons ATGAATACGGCTCTGAAACACTGGAAGGAGGCGGCGACCATCATTTTAGCCGCCGGGACGAGCCACAGAGCCGGCCTGGACATTTTATCACCACGGAGCCTGCAGAAAGGAGCCAGAGGTGGAGGGCAGCCGGCTCTGCCACACAGGTCCGCCTTTGACTACAAGGTTTTGCTGCTGAAACGAAGCAGTAAAAGCGGATTCATGCCCAATGCTTATGTGTTTCCCGGCGGGTTGGTGGACTCCTCGGACTTCTCCAGCGAGTGGCTGGACGTTTTCAAAGCTTTCAGGGACTCACCCAATTTCGGTTTGGGGAGAGTCAAGCAGCCGGCGGAGACAAGACCTCCCATCTTCGCCACTGACCGGGTCCCACTCGGCTCTCCTGTCCCGGGGGAGGTCGCCCTCCGGATTTGCGCCTTGCGGGAAACCTTTGAGGAGTCAGGTGTGCTCCTGGCGGTGTCGAAAATGGAGGAGAGCAGCTTGTTAAAAAGTATCGCCGATGAAACACATCCGCAGGTGCCCAAATTAGATGATCTGTGCGATCAGGGCGAGCTGACCAAATGGAGGTCCTTGGTCAATAAAAGCCCCTCTAACTTCATCCGGATGTGCAGAGAGCTGGACTTGCTGCCCAATATCTGGGCTTTACATGAGTGGGGCAACTGGCTGACACCCACAGGGGTGTatgggaaggagaggaggtaCGACACAGCTTTTTTTATCTGCTGCCTGCAGGCGATTCCCCACACGCTTCAGGATGAGAAGGAAATTGTGCACTTCAAG tggtcCACTCCCTCAGAGATCCTCCACAGCTACCAGGCGAGGGATTTGTGGATTGCCCCGCCACAGTTCTACGAGCTCAGCCGCATCTGCCGCTTCACAGCCCTGAGTGACCTCCACAGCTTCTCCAGCCAGCGTGCCTCCGAGGGCTGTGAGCAGTGGCTGCCAGTGCGACTGGTCAAAGATAACTACTACGTGTCACTGCTGCCAG GTGACAGACTCTACCCAAAGGATGGCTCAGGACAGCTTAAGATTGACACAAGTGCAGACCTTCACCTGGACGATTCTCAGGAGGAGCATCCTGCCCTCCACCGCCTTGTGTTCCTGGATCCATACACGACAACAGTGCAGATCACCATCACGCCCAAGTATAACCACCTGCTGCCTGTTGTGGGGCCAGCCGTAAAACCTGGCCCCAACAGTCAGCTATGA